TCTCACCACGCTATTGGTTCCTCTTTTAACACGTGGATTATGCTGCGTCCCTTCCCAGTAGACAAATCCTTCTCCTCCTCCGAGAAATATTTTTGTTCCTATGCCAATAGTCTTATATAAAGGATCATTCAGCAAAGGGCTTAATTGTCCAGCACTACAGTAATTCGCATTGCCAATGTTCGGCTTTAGAATTCCCATATAGGTGTATATGTTTCTGTCAGAATATTTATTTATCGCAACATTGTAATTCTGATATGCATTTCTTGGGTTTGTTAGAATAGCCTGGTTTACACTTTTTATGTCTATTACAGTCTTAAGCTCTTTCTTCGGATAGCAATCTGTTCCATAAGATATTGCTCTAAGTTTTATAGGTTTGCCAGCAACTAAATCCTCTATTACATGCCCGCCTCCATATTTGAAGCTGCCTGGAAATACCTTATTCAATAAATCTTCATCAGGAAGCTCTGTTACTCCAAGATAAATATCAGCAGCAGCAAGCCCAGCATATGCATTAATGCCATTTAACCATACTTTCTGAGCTTTTATCTTTGGTTTTGAATTTTTAAAATTAATAAAAGCACCTGAAGAGCACATTGGAGCAAATGTACCTGTTGTTACAACATCTACTTCTTTTGCAGCCTTTTTTATGCCTTTTTCCTCAACTATATCAATAATCTCCTCAGCAGTTAC
The window above is part of the bacterium genome. Proteins encoded here:
- a CDS encoding homocysteine biosynthesis protein; the protein is MFATSCVTVSCEFYRRLINQRIRRGEAVVVTAEEIIDIVEEKGIKKAAKEVDVVTTGTFAPMCSSGAFINFKNSKPKIKAQKVWLNGINAYAGLAAADIYLGVTELPDEDLLNKVFPGSFKYGGGHVIEDLVAGKPIKLRAISYGTDCYPKKELKTVIDIKSVNQAILTNPRNAYQNYNVAINKYSDRNIYTYMGILKPNIGNANYCSAGQLSPLLNDPLYKTIGIGTKIFLGGGEGFVYWEGTQHNPRVKRGTNSVVRAPAGTLAVVGDLKGMSSEWLKGTSITGYGVTLTIGIGIPIPILSEDIVKYTAVKDEDIYTQIVDYSKDYPNGVNKSYGEVNYKQLRDGHIEIEGKQVPTGALSSYNKAREIAKILKDKIKKGRFELAKPVKSLSSGE